The sequence GTTTACTTTCTTCTACTTTGTTTTGAGGTCATGCCTGTGTGTGCAGTGGGAATTAGTGAATTCAGGTACGAAACCAGGGTATGGCAGCTATTCTGATTAAAGTTGCAAACACTTAAAATACAACATCCTAGTACTTGGCTGGGAGTTCAGGCAATTGCACCAGAGATCAGGTCACTCTATGTTGCTAAGTCAGAATTCCAGGGATTTGCAAAGACTAGGCAATGGGATATCTAAGATGCAGGAGTGGGCATCCAAGAGGCAGGGTCTGTGTGGGCATTGGCATGTGGGGAAGAGGAGTGGAAGAACTCCATGCACCACTATGGGCACCACTGGCtgaccatttgctactgggccaagttcaaggttctagttttggtatacaaagccctatacaacttgggaccaggatacctgaaagaccgtcttaccccttatatacccagtcgatcactgctctctgcaggtgagggcctcttgcagataccatcttatcaggaggtccattctgcacaacataggaaacggacctttagtggggcggcacctactctgtggaattctctccccttaaatattaggcaggcgccatctctgttatcttttcggcgcctattgaagactttcccctttcaacaagccttttaagttgagacctatcccagtatgcatctgtgttggaattggtttttaatacgtttttttaaagacttcccccccaaacattgttttttttaaccctttttaaaaagatgtctttaaagctttttaaaaaaatgtttttaaagttgttttaatgtattttattgtctgtttttatgatgttttaaagtgtttttagtaattTTGTTTGCCGCTgtgggcttctgctggaagggtgggatataaatcaaataataaataaatatctctccTCTCTGTCTAACACAGGGGTGATGCAACAGTTCGCTATCTCGGAAGCTACCCTCATGGCCTGGTCTTCCATGGATGGTGAGGATATGAGTGTTAATTCTAACCATGAGAACCAAGCCGGCAACTACAATGGAAACTACCAGGAGATGATGGAGAACCAGGGTGAGCATTGGCTTTTCCAGCTGGTCTTCTGGGAGGTGGGCATAAGTCCACAGGGAAACAGAATTCTTTGGCAAAGTCTATTGATGTGGGCCTCATGACTTTTCTGTGGAGGCCAAGGCCATACTAATTGGTGGTCGGGGGAGAGAATCCTCCATTACCCAATGCTGAACACTATTGACATTGGTGACCATGCCTTTCCCAGTTACTCCTAGGGCATTCAGGACATCCTTCTGCCCCATTCTAGCCGTTGCAGGGAGAGTATAATGGCTAAGAGTGTTAGCTGTACTCTTAACATCAACAATGAACACACTACTAGATGGCCTTAAGCAAGCCACTGTCCTCTGTCAACCTGAGCTCTCTCCATGTCTCCATCTGCAAtttggagatgatgatgatgatactataTGGACCTATATTATATGGATATTGTGGGAATTGCTGAGCTAATGTCTCAGCAATAAGAGATTCTTAGATAATTCTGAGGGATTCTGAGTTAATTATGATAAAATATTAGAAACCCACTCCACTGTAACTTGGTGCTGCTCTTAcaatgtggctgcccctgttctgtggagcaGCAACCTTGCTGAGATACAACGGGCCCCCATTAtttgtactttccagaaacaattgaaaacattttttatttcaacaagcatttCCAGCTGAGTAAAAGGTGTTTgttctgtgttgttttaaaacctatattttaattattatcctataattttaaaagctgttttcttTGCCTTGAGATTTATGTGGTAGGCATTTCCTAAATTAAGAAAATAATGTATATAAACCCTAAAGCACTACATAAATGCTAGATATTACTTCTACTGCTGTTCTGATTACTTCTATCCCAGTCCTATCTGAGCTGTCAAACCTCTCACTGAAGGGAACTGAGGCCCAATCTGGGTCTCAAACCTCTCACTAAAGAGAACTGAGGCCTAATCTGTGCCTAGTCTTCACTACTTCAGACTAAAGGTGGGAGCTCACATGACCAAATGTTCtttcaggcaacccccccccaaaaaaaaaaccgcCCAAAAGCTTTCACATAGGAAACTACAAGAATTTTAGCCTAGTCTTCTCTCTGGCATGATAACTGCTTATGTGGAGATAAGGAGAAAGGTTCAGTAATGTGAGTCTCTACCTGTAATCTAAAGTAGTATGCTCTCTAGGCAAAGGTTTACAACTTCAGTGGAACCAGGTCATTGTTGACTGAGTCTGGTAGATCAACTGCAAATTCCCTCACAAGGCATTGATGGAGTAAAGGGGGTTTGCCTCCCTGCCTCACAACCAAAGATTCTTGCTTAACTTTTTCTGCTCTGCTCTTTGTGTTTGGTTCCTTAGAAGTGCTCTTCAGGCGTTATAAATAGTGTTCATTAAAtacattcggggggggggagtatcACAGCATATGAGTTCTGCCCCTTATGTCACCTTCTAGCTTGTGGGAAGTGACTGTCTGAAGCGAGGTAGCCTTTTGTATTCATGGAGGCTCCTCACCCATTTTAAAAACCCTGATTTTTCCATGGTTTTAAAATACACAGGGGCCTCCATAGATACAAAAAGCTCTCTGCCTGAGTTGACAGGGTAACAAAAATTTCACCCCCCCCCGGAGTTCGTTTAACCCTGTTTGTAACATCTGGACATGGTTTGACTCTCCTTCctttctgctgcttttatttttctccccttccctccctgcagATCACCTGGCCCAGGCACAGTATGATAGCTGGCCTCACTCCTATGTCTCTCAAGGCATGTATTGCCTGGGTTCCTCCGACGCCTGGGAGACCAGTGACCAGTCCCTCATtgcttccccagcaactggctcCTATCAGGGCCAGAACTTTGAAGAGTCCCAGCCCAGCTTGCAGGAAAGTGTTCTGATCCAGAACAACCTTATCCAGCAGCATCaattgcagcagcaacagcagcaacaaggcCTTCTCCCAAATACTGGCCTTGTGGATGTGTGGCCTGCTCAGACAGTTCCTAGTGGGGATGTCAGTGCTGATTCCAGCACCTTTGTGGGAATTCACACAGAAGAGGAAGGCAACCCCTTGCTGGAGAAAGCCCCACTATTGAACAAGAAGCCCTCGCCAGAGGAGGACGATGTTGTTTGCCGGGATCTGGAGTCTCTTTCACCTCGGGAGGAGCCAGAGCCTGCTGTTCTCAGCCGCAAGGTCTCCGATGTTACCTCATCGGGAGTGCAGTCTTTTGATGAGGAGGAAGGTGAAGCCAACAACTGATGCTGCCATTGAGGAACCCTTTGCCATTATGCATGGGAAACACGGGTGGGGGAAAGTGATAGGGAAACCCCTCTCCAGCTCCTGAAGTCCCCCAAGCACACGAGCACACTTCGTTGTTTTTTAGTTTTGTGGCAAAGTAAGCCAAGGACCAAAAGTGCTGGGCAGTGCTaagtcctcctctcctcctcctgcacacGTTGGACTGAGCCTTCCAGATCTACTGCCTTGGACATGCAGACACAGAGAGCTCAGGGAATGCAAGACGGTGGCATCGCATCGACTTCACTGACTGTGTGGATACAGGTTGTGCTGGTAGCAGGGATGCTGCTTTAGGGACACAGATTCAGACTTAATTCGGCACCTGAGAAGATGCTGAACTACATTCCTGTTTGGCTATTGGACTGGAGGATCTTTCAGGATACAgggaagaggttttttttaactgtggCATTGTGGAACAAGAATAGTGAGAATTTGCAACGCAAATGACAACCCCAGGCCTAGTCATAAAGTGAGGTGCTATCTGGAGAGACACTCTGCACTTGAGGGCTAGAGGACTGTGATGTGGAGGGAGTGACTGTGGATATAGAACATAACCTGAACCAGAATGAGGCTATGTGGGCACCAACTATCCTATGATGTGGACAGAGCTGCTCTATGAGTCCAGTCCAAATCTCATTCTCCAGCATGTGTGCATTGTTCTCTGCGGAAATCGTCCTTATTAACCCTGTAATCTCTGCCTGGGAGCTGGAGAGGGGTTTCTTCCCCTATTTAATATTGAGCACTGCATGCGGGcttgggaaaggggagggggtcaTCTGCCAGTTTTATATTTTATGCAAGCATGGAGTCCACTCTTTCCAGTTGTGTGCAGGGAAGACTAGGCAAAGAAACCAAGGAAAGCAAGTATGTGTGACTTCAATATCACAATTTTCCAGTTTTTCTTAAGATTTAtgttgctccccctccccaatgatTGTATTTCCAAGTAACAGTTCCTGGAGCAGAAGCTAACAGAGAGAGTATAGCCTGGGTGCCACCTAGTGTGAGGTAATACCCCTTTCCTAGCATGACCAGATACTACGTAGTGCCAAAATATTGATGAAGTTGAGAAGGGAAGAGAGTGATTTTCCTCATTccattaatctctctctctctctctctctcttctgttgACAGTAAATATTTTTGAGGCCTCATCTTGGTCAGGAATGAGGAAAGGGTTAGTTGAGGGTTGTtagttttgcaaggttttttggGGGAGAATTTGTAAATGATGATAAAGGCATGCTTTTGGAACATACCCTTTGGTCTAAAGCTGTCCCTCTTTCTCAATTGTTGCTTAGTAACAATAGACAAAGGGGTGGTATTTTATCAGTATAAACAACATATTCATATCCTCGCCCAAATCTCCAGCCATCtgtgaaaagaaaaatggaagaaaagaGTGGTGTGAACAGTTACCTTTGCCAGGGCTAACCAAAACCATGTGGATTCATTGCTGAAGTGGCAGAAGCTTATGTTCTGATAAGGAAACTCTTGCCAACGGTGATCTGATTAAAGGAATCCTTCAGGAAACAGCCCTGTCTCTGCTCCTCTCTGGAAGTACAACTCCAAGCCTAATCTGTTCTGTTCACCTGATCTTCAAAGGTTGCTTGCCACTAACCTATTTTCTGCAGACTACTGGCTACAAGACTGAAGAGTAAACCACGCTGCTTTTCTTACCCATCTGGGCCCCTTCATGTAAAGAAAGGGTGTTTGGTCTAGAAGGTAACTTCTGATTTGCATTTAGATGTCATCAGGAAGGTGAACAGGACACTTACGTTCATGTACTTTTCGAGAATAGAGGGGGATCTTCAGTTGATAAATTTCAGAAGCCAAGAGGGCTCAGTCTTCCCTCTCAATTGCACTTTCCTTGGAAAATCTGTTGTGACAATGGGCAAGTGCTCAGGCAGAATAATTGCAGCAAATGCATGAAAGTAAAGCCTTATGGCAACTCTTCTCCACCTTATCTCCATTTCCTTACTCTTCCTAGCTCCTCGAGAGGGGAGGCTGCTCAATTTCTGAACACGGGGAAACCATcctctcttttaaaaatatgtttacatGCTACAGTGCCAACCTCTGAGGGCTAAGAGGATTGGATACAGCACTGCTCTGAATGTGAGGGTGAACCCTCATGTTCCTGCATTTATCTTAATTGCTGCTTTCTGGCTGTCAGTCATGGGGGAATTCTGCTGGCATGATGATGCTGAAACAAGAAAGTGCAGAGGTGTCTTCTCTGCAAATGAAGAATTAATGAATTCCAGTTACCCCAATATTTTAGAGCCTTCGGTATAACCAGAAAGCTTTTAGATGCCCCCAGTATCGTGCGGGTGGGGAGGACGGGGTGTGTGGAGATTCAGGCAGCCTGCTGCTTCTTTCCTCCAAACCATTACGCTCCATGTGCCTATCCA is a genomic window of Rhineura floridana isolate rRhiFlo1 chromosome 1, rRhiFlo1.hap2, whole genome shotgun sequence containing:
- the FAM131B gene encoding protein FAM131B isoform X1 yields the protein MGCIGSRTVGNEVIAVDWKGLKDVDQINMDSTSSLHGSSIHRPSTEQTRTDFSWDGINLSMEDTTSILPKLKRNSNAYGIGALAKSSFSGISRSMKDHVTKPTAMGQGRVAHMIEWQGWGKGSTQQQQHTHETVRKDADAYSDLSDGEKEARFLAGVMQQFAISEATLMAWSSMDGEDMSVNSNHENQAGNYNGNYQEMMENQDHLAQAQYDSWPHSYVSQGMYCLGSSDAWETSDQSLIASPATGSYQGQNFEESQPSLQESVLIQNNLIQQHQLQQQQQQQGLLPNTGLVDVWPAQTVPSGDVSADSSTFVGIHTEEEGNPLLEKAPLLNKKPSPEEDDVVCRDLESLSPREEPEPAVLSRKVSDVTSSGVQSFDEEEGEANN
- the FAM131B gene encoding protein FAM131B isoform X2, with protein sequence MGQGNEVIAVDWKGLKDVDQINMDSTSSLHGSSIHRPSTEQTRTDFSWDGINLSMEDTTSILPKLKRNSNAYGIGALAKSSFSGISRSMKDHVTKPTAMGQGRVAHMIEWQGWGKGSTQQQQHTHETVRKDADAYSDLSDGEKEARFLAGVMQQFAISEATLMAWSSMDGEDMSVNSNHENQAGNYNGNYQEMMENQDHLAQAQYDSWPHSYVSQGMYCLGSSDAWETSDQSLIASPATGSYQGQNFEESQPSLQESVLIQNNLIQQHQLQQQQQQQGLLPNTGLVDVWPAQTVPSGDVSADSSTFVGIHTEEEGNPLLEKAPLLNKKPSPEEDDVVCRDLESLSPREEPEPAVLSRKVSDVTSSGVQSFDEEEGEANN